A portion of the Gossypium arboreum isolate Shixiya-1 chromosome 8, ASM2569848v2, whole genome shotgun sequence genome contains these proteins:
- the LOC108469331 gene encoding transcription factor LAF1-like, with the protein MGCKPSDKPKAKHRKGLWSPEEDLKLKNYVLKHGHLCWSSVPINAGLQRNGKSCRLRWINYLRPGLKRGMFTPQEDDVILSLHHLLGNKWSRIAQSLPGRTDNEIKNYWHSYLKKRIAKVENLEAQHTSSTSESSVLPQNLTDQSASFVTDQAVPMHFDLPQRSPLPKLLFAEWLSLDKEGGSKPAAYSDGYNQASASSFEDPFMNGFVFNEGGFGTDLQDLLNDASVNQLFKFEFQISGNDFIGSGWE; encoded by the exons ATGGGTTGCAAGCCATCTGATAAGCCAAAAGCTAAGCATAGGAAGGGGTTATGGTCACCTGAAGAAGACCTAAAGCTCAAAAACTATGTCCTCAAACATGGCCATCTTTGCTGGAGCTCTGTTCCCATCAATGCAG GATTGCAGAGGAATGGGAAGAGCTGCAGACTAAGGTGGATTAATTACTTGAGGCCTGGATTAAAACGAGGGATGTTTACTCCCCAAGAGGACGACGTTATCCTCTCCCTTCATCATTTGTTAGGCAACAA ATGGTCCCGAATTGCACAAAGTTTGCCTGGAAGAACAGATAATGAGATTAAGAACTACTGGCATTCTTATCTGAAGAAAAGGATCGCAAAAGTTGAAAATTTGGAAGCTCAACACACATCTTCAACCTCAGAATCTAGTGTGCTGCCTCAAAACCTTACGGACCAATCGGCAAGCTTTGTTACTGATCAAGCTGTTCCAATGCATTTTGACTTGCCCCAACGAAGCCCACTGCCGAAGCTTTTATTCGCAGAGTGGCTATCGCTTGATAAAGAAGGTGGAAGTAAGCCAGCAGCTTACTCTGATGGATATAATCAAGCTTCAGCTTCCAGCTTCGAGGATCCTTTCATGAATGGTTTTGTATTCAATGAGGGAGGATTTGGCACTGATCTTCAGGATCTGCTAAACGATGCATCAGTAAACCAATTGTTCAAGTTTGAATTCCAGATTTCAGGGAACGACTTTATTGGTTCTGGGTGGGAATAA